One Fulvia fulva chromosome 8, complete sequence DNA window includes the following coding sequences:
- a CDS encoding Phenol hydroxylase — MPHEKYDIVIVGAGPVGLLLSTCLARWGYKIKHIDMRPEPTLTGRADGIQPRSLDLLRNMGLKRAIMANEPAKVYEVAFWDPSEAGKGIHRTGTWASCPKFIDARYPFTTLLHQGLIERVFIADIEKHNTRIQRPWKITGFQNDGKDPEYPVEVSIGHVDGDETETVRAKYLFSGEGARSFVREQLCVGITHKDPIAYVWGVMDGVVRTNFPDIKMKCTIHSDAGSIMVIPREDNMVRLYIQIASSEDPDFNPRKSATTEEVQAFAKKILKPYWIEWDRVEWYSVYPIGQGIADRYTLDERVFMGGDCCHTHSPKAGQGMNTAFLDAQNLAWKIHHVESGFADRSILKSYETERKFVAENLLNFDSEYAKLFSQRQPSAGEVRAAGKQAGHSESEENPFIKKFKESCEFTSGYGVRYLENVFNWSDSHPAQHDLFLSESKGTTKLQTGRILTPATVTRVSDANVVHLEQEIPLNGSYRLYLFGGKPQKTKSAISDFAKNLQKKTSFYSIYARSDIDSVDYHERHNPHSHFFTVNTIFNAPRPEIEIQDLLPEVLARYQDHVYADDVWDQRVPDAQAAAHAKMGLSEEEGGVVVVRPDGYVACVVKLVEGSGTVDALNAYFGTFTVRKVGGERAVL; from the coding sequence ATGCCTCACGAGAAGTACGACATTGTGATAGTTGGCGCGGGACCAGTTGGTCTCCTCCTATCGACATGCCTAGCAAGATGGGGGTACAAGATCAAGCACATCGACATGCGACCCGAGCCTACCCTCACAGGACGAGCAGACGGTATTCAGCCCCGATCGTTAGACCTTCTACGGAACATGGGCCTGAAGCGCGCGATCATGGCTAACGAACCTGCAAAGGTCTACGAGGTGGCATTCTGGGATCCATCAGAAGCTGGGAAAGGCATTCACAGGACAGGGACTTGGGCATCGTGTCCGAAATTCATTGATGCGAGATACCCGTTCACAACTCTGCTACACCAGGGTTTGATCGAGCGCGTCTTCATCGCCGACATCGAGAAGCACAACACACGGATACAACGGCCTTGGAAGATCACAGGGTTCCAGAACGATGGCAAGGATCCGGAGTACCCAGTCGAGGTCAGCATCGGACATGTCGATGGTGACGAGACGGAGACTGTACGAGCGAAGTATTTGTTCAGTGGAGAGGGCGCAAGAAGTTTTGTCAGAGAACAGTTATGTGTGGGGATCACACACAAAGACCCGATCGCATATGTTTGGGGTGTCATGGATGGTGTTGTTCGGACAAACTTCCCAGACATCAAGATGAAGTGCACGATCCACTCCGATGCTGGCTCCATCATGGTTATTCCTCGCGAGGACAACATGGTCCGCTTATACATCCAGATCGCTTCCTCAGAAGATCCAGACTTCAACCCAAGGAAATCAGCGACCACAGAAGAAGTACAGGCGTTCGCGAAGAAAATCCTGAAGCCTTACTGGATCGAATGGGACCGTGTCGAGTGGTATTCGGTCTACCCTATCGGCCAAGGCATCGCAGATCGCTACACACTTGACGAAAGAGTATTCATGGGCGGAGACTGCTGTCATACCCACTCTCCCAAAGCTGGTCAAGGCATGAACACTGCCTTCCTCGATGCCCAGAACCTTGCTTGGAAGATTCATCACGTAGAATCTGGCTTCGCTGACCGTTCTATCCTGAAATCCTACGAGACCGAACGCAAGTTCGTCGCCGAGAACCTCCTAAACTTCGATTCGGAATACGCGAAACTCTTTTCACAACGGCAGCCTTCCGCTGGCGAGGTGAGAGCCGCAGGCAAGCAGGCTGGCCATAGCGAAAGCGAGGAGAACCCGTTTATCAAGAAGTTCAAGGAATCCTGCGAGTTCACTTCCGGATACGGCGTGCGCTACCTCGAGAACGTCTTCAACTGGTCAGACTCCCACCCAGCACAGCACGATCTCTTCCTGTCGGAATCCAAAGGCACCACAAAGCTACAAACAGGCAGAATCCTCACACCTGCCACGGTAACGCGCGTCTCAGACGCAAACGTCGTCCACCTCGAACAAGAAATCCCCCTAAACGGCTCCTACAGACTCTACCTCTTCGGCGGCAAACCCCAAAAGACAAAATCCGCCATCTCAGACTTCGCCAAGAACCTCCAAAAGAAGACCTCCTTCTACTCCATCTACGCCCGCAGCGACATCGACTCCGTCGACTACCACGAACGCCACAACCCTCACTCCCACTTCTTCACCGTCAACACCATCTTCAACGCCCCGCGGCCAGAAATTGAGATCCAGGATCTGCTCCCGGAGGTGCTAGCGCGGTACCAGGATCACGTATATGCGGATGATGTGTGGGATCAGAGAGTTCCTGACGCGCAAGCGGCGGCGCATGCGAAGATGGGGTTGAGTGAGGAGGAGGGAGGCGTGGTGGTTGTGAGGCCGGATGGGTATGTGGCTTGTGTGGTGAAGTTGGTGGAGGGGAGTGGGACTGTCGATGCGTTGAATGCGTATTTTGGGACGTTTACGGTGAGGAAGGTAGGTGGGGAGAGGGCGGTTTTGTGA